A single genomic interval of Nymphalis io chromosome 30, ilAglIoxx1.1, whole genome shotgun sequence harbors:
- the LOC126780005 gene encoding uncharacterized protein LOC126780005 → MESQILNGDPEQEYTAGVRLVVLNLPEDEGEGLGFRLTRTLWDPYPWVHEVTTDSRADIAGLRRGDCLLQADGKDLLGLPIGKVAGLIRGDGEGHGVSLLVWNCGVDPKDDPELLWSCGGGSRGEKSRRALAGVVKALSCCVCASTATKALNCARSHLYCEGCWSRLERCALCRETLPAKDSPFARNLIAEQVFEAIATEYEIKHAIQRIQTKSAHTSPSRSPNISPTTNRKGQYQLSMMQRNRKNIQTNEKFASDPNINRQLDPHTSRSTKPLENCHTCTPAPKLIGNFHTSNINDNEGKCCQTQTTNNNDSHIKNLKVPLINIEDTSNSCSCNCQLQHKLVARLRQACSLADLQNAAAHSYSLSKSLNNITLNEKSNNDGQHSSSMDNLKNAEPPVFLLSAPPIYVLTCEHSQ, encoded by the exons atGGAGTCACAAATATTAAACGGTGATCCGGAGCAGGAGTACACGGCGGGTGTTCGTCTAGTTGTG CTCAATCTACCTGAAGATGAAGGTGAGGGTCTTGGCTTCCGGTTAACGAGAACGTTGTGGGACCCGTACCCTTGG GTTCATGAAGTGACTACAGATTCCAGAGCCGATATCGCTGGTTTGAGGAGAGGGGATTGCTTACTTCAAGCAGATGGCAAAGATTTGCTTGGTCTACcg atcGGTAAGGTGGCTGGTCTAATACGTGGGGATGGTGAAGGGCATGGCGTTTCTCTATTAGTATGGAACTGCGGTGTTGACCCCAAAGATGATCCCgag TTGCTATGGAGCTGTGGTGGCGGTTCACGTGGCGAAAAATCTCGTCGTGCACTTGCTGGAGTCGTGAAAGCCTTGTCGTGCTGCGTGTGCGCTTCGACCGCTACGAAAGCTCTCAATTGTGCACGATCGCATTTGTATTGTGAAG GTTGCTGGAGTCGACTAGAAAGGTGCGCGCTGTGTCGAGAAACTTTGCCCGCAAAAGATTCGCCCTTCGCTAGGAACTTGATAGCTGAACAG gtATTCGAAGCCATAGCAACAGAGTACGAAATAAAACACGCGATACAAAGAATTCAAACCAAATCAGCACACACGTCTCCGAGCCGATCTCCGAATATTTCACCTACAACGAATCGTAAAGGACAATACCAATTATCAATGATGCAAAGGAATCGTAAAAATATCCAAACGAATGAGAAATTCGCATCCGATCCTAATATTAATCGACAACTCGATCCTCATACATCGCGGAGCACTAAACCGTTAGAGAATTGTCATACGTGTACGCCAGCCCCTAAATTGATAGGAAATTTTCATACTAGCAATATTAATGACAATGAAGGGAAATGCTGTCAAACTCAAACAACTAATAACAATGATTCtcatataaaaaatttgaaagtGCCGCTGATTAATATTGAAGATACAAGTAACAGTTGTTCGTGTAATTGTCAATTACAACATAAATTGGTCGCTAGATTGAGACAGGCATGCTCGTTGGCTGATTTACAAAACGCGGCCGCACATAGTTACAGTTTATCAAAATCCTTGAATAACAttactttaaatgaaaaaag CAATAACGACGGTCAACATAGTAGTTCCATGGATAACTTAAAAAACGCAG AACCACCAGTATTCCTGTTATCAGCGCCGCCGATATATGTACTGACATGTGAACATAGTCAATAA